A section of the Salmo salar chromosome ssa05, Ssal_v3.1, whole genome shotgun sequence genome encodes:
- the gpr137 gene encoding integral membrane protein GPR137 isoform X1, whose product MEVPVTSILPSNSTLPTPFPLQPAVAPSVQLGFTILYTTLYGSLFLVVYVQLWLLFLYRHKRWSYQSVFLFLCLLWAALRTTLFSFYFRNALEANRLATVFYWLLYCFPVCLQFFTLSLINLYFTQVLLKVREKYSPDTDPGNGLYWARCFYATLSGVFLCVNVVCAALGWNGGSGGEGAKTWSLVLIRVLVNDLLFIFEAVCLAALLLLLTRRSPSTSPYLHSKGTTVCQTAVLGAGVILLFASRACYNLAVLILSQNHRVESFDFDWYNISDQADLRSELGDRGYLAFGAILFIWELLPTSLLILIFRVRQPPQEDGSIMPNSNRVPRPYFFDDPAGEDADSGVPWVNSSHPHQSWYGSIKETTPLVFASNPLDQNQHHSFYSTPQN is encoded by the exons ATGGAAGTTCCAGTCACATCAATTCTACCCTCTAACTCCACCCTGCCTACACCTTTCCCTCTGCAACCGGCAGTGGCCCCATCAGTCCAGCTTGGATTCACCATCCTCTACACTACTCTCTACGGAAGTCTCTTCCTGGTCGTCTACGTTCAGCTCTGGCTCCTCTTTCTGTACCGACACAAGCGCTGGAGCTACCAGAGTGTGTTTCTGTTCCTCTGTCTTCTCTGGGCGGCTCTTCGCACCACTCTGTTCTCTTTCTACTTCCGTAATGCCCTGGAAGCCAATCGCCTGGCCACAGTGTTTTACTGGCTCCTCTACTGCTTCCCTGTTTGTCTGCAGTTCTTCACCCTCAGTCTCATCAACCTCTACTTCACTCAG GTATTACTCAAAGTGAGAGAGAAGTACAGCCCTGACACTGACCCCGGCAATGGACT ATATTGGGCGCGGTGCTTCTACGCCACCCTGAGcggtgtgttcctgtgtgtcaaTGTGGTGTGTGCTGCTCTCGGCTGGAACGGGGGCAGTGGAGGAGAAGGAGCTAAAACATGGAGTCTGGTTCTGATACGAGTGCTGGTCAACGACCTGCTTTTCATCTTTGAGGCTGTCTGTCTAGCTGCATTACTGCTTCTGTTAAcccgacgctccccatccaccagcCCTTACCTGCACAGTAAG GGAACAACAGTGTGCCAGACTGCAGTACTAGGAGCAGGTGTAATACTGCTCTTCGCTAGTAGAGCATGCTACAACCTGGCTGTTCTCATACTGTCCCAGAATCACAGAGTGGAGTCCTTTGACTTTGACTGGTACAATATCTCTGACCAG GCTGACCTGCGTAGTGAACTGGGAGACAGAGGTTACTTGGCGTTCGGTGCAATTCTCTTCATATGGGAGCTgcttcccaccagcctcctcatcCTCATCTTCAGAGTGCGCCAACCGCCTCAGGAAGAT GGCAGTATTATGCCCAACAGCAACAGAGTACCGCGGCCCTACTTCTTTGATGACCCAGCAGGGGAAGACGCTGACTCAGGTGTTCCTTGGGTCAACAGCTCACATccacaccaaag CTGGTATGGATCCATCAAGGAGACGACACCTCTTGTCTTCGCCAGTAACCCTCTGGACCAGAACCAACACCACTCCTTTTACTCTACGCCACAGAACTAA
- the gpr137 gene encoding integral membrane protein GPR137 produces the protein MEVPVTSILPSNSTLPTPFPLQPAVAPSVQLGFTILYTTLYGSLFLVVYVQLWLLFLYRHKRWSYQSVFLFLCLLWAALRTTLFSFYFRNALEANRLATVFYWLLYCFPVCLQFFTLSLINLYFTQVLLKVREKYSPDTDPGNGLYWARCFYATLSGVFLCVNVVCAALGWNGGSGGEGAKTWSLVLIRVLVNDLLFIFEAVCLAALLLLLTRRSPSTSPYLHSKGTTVCQTAVLGAGVILLFASRACYNLAVLILSQNHRVESFDFDWYNISDQADLRSELGDRGYLAFGAILFIWELLPTSLLILIFRVRQPPQEDVSFCTLS, from the exons ATGGAAGTTCCAGTCACATCAATTCTACCCTCTAACTCCACCCTGCCTACACCTTTCCCTCTGCAACCGGCAGTGGCCCCATCAGTCCAGCTTGGATTCACCATCCTCTACACTACTCTCTACGGAAGTCTCTTCCTGGTCGTCTACGTTCAGCTCTGGCTCCTCTTTCTGTACCGACACAAGCGCTGGAGCTACCAGAGTGTGTTTCTGTTCCTCTGTCTTCTCTGGGCGGCTCTTCGCACCACTCTGTTCTCTTTCTACTTCCGTAATGCCCTGGAAGCCAATCGCCTGGCCACAGTGTTTTACTGGCTCCTCTACTGCTTCCCTGTTTGTCTGCAGTTCTTCACCCTCAGTCTCATCAACCTCTACTTCACTCAG GTATTACTCAAAGTGAGAGAGAAGTACAGCCCTGACACTGACCCCGGCAATGGACT ATATTGGGCGCGGTGCTTCTACGCCACCCTGAGcggtgtgttcctgtgtgtcaaTGTGGTGTGTGCTGCTCTCGGCTGGAACGGGGGCAGTGGAGGAGAAGGAGCTAAAACATGGAGTCTGGTTCTGATACGAGTGCTGGTCAACGACCTGCTTTTCATCTTTGAGGCTGTCTGTCTAGCTGCATTACTGCTTCTGTTAAcccgacgctccccatccaccagcCCTTACCTGCACAGTAAG GGAACAACAGTGTGCCAGACTGCAGTACTAGGAGCAGGTGTAATACTGCTCTTCGCTAGTAGAGCATGCTACAACCTGGCTGTTCTCATACTGTCCCAGAATCACAGAGTGGAGTCCTTTGACTTTGACTGGTACAATATCTCTGACCAG GCTGACCTGCGTAGTGAACTGGGAGACAGAGGTTACTTGGCGTTCGGTGCAATTCTCTTCATATGGGAGCTgcttcccaccagcctcctcatcCTCATCTTCAGAGTGCGCCAACCGCCTCAGGAAGATGTTAGTTTCTGTACTCTTTCCTGA